aataaaacaaaaaaatgtgggTATTATGTTGATAGTTATTCTCCTTCGATGTTTTAATGGCTACTCAGATTAGTATTTTATTATGCCAGCCCTTTACCATTAGATTGGAAGTGAAGCTTTTTATTTTGCTGAGAAAGTTGCTTGCAGAATATATTCTTAAATGACTGAAATTTCTATATGACATTGAAATGTTGTATTGTATTGTAATGAGCTGGATAAACTAATAATAGTTCCTCATTGTGACTTGTGGCCCCCTGGTTGTAAAGCACCATTACACCTTACTGGTCTTCTCCTATTAGGAGGAGATTCGTTGCATACCTCACCTATTCACATGAAATTGAAACCACCCAAGGCCCAAATACAATTAGAACCAACTTGCAGTTCCAACCTTATTTAGACAAATagattttacataaaataaaacagcatattaccaaatttcaacaatgtttatgtttaattcattaaaatcacCAGTACATCATGTTTCAGGGTATTGCAGTCAAGTTCTTTTTCACAGAAACTTCATGTAATCTATTTAGTAAATGATTTATTGCATCATAGGTAAGTCAGTTGcgaataaaatctaaatccTTTTGATGCAAGAAACCTTTGCAGTGCCCGAAAAAACGCGAGTGACTTAAAAGATGCTTTAGAAGTGGCAGTTGTCCCTATGTTCTGTAATGCAAGCATAGTAGCTAACGATGACCAAAAACTAAAGCTCGACAAACTGGTGAAATTGTGGGAGTCCAAAGCCAATTACCTCAAGTCTGAAACATTGGAAAGACTGCGGAATCCTATCAAGAGTTATCAACAGTTTCAGTCAGATCAAATGGCGAAATTTGCCAGTGAAGTGGCGGCTCTAGGGGAACAGACTAAAGTCACTTTTGAAGGGTATCAGTCGCAGCACCAGGCGTTTGTATGCCACGCTATGCAGCAGATCATGGACTTGGAGCAACAGAGAAAAGGTCTAGAACAGCAGAAACCAGTAGAAACGCCGACTGTACCGCCTCCGCCTACAAATTCTGGGCTAATACCCTTAGAGACCATTCAAGCCACATTGCATCAAACGATACAATCACTCTCTCAATCCAATGTTACTAACACTAATGTCAGTCAACCGCCTCCCTCACAAACATTCCCAATACAAACGATAGGAAGCCAAAACAACACCACTGAAGAGCCCAATTTCTTGCAAGCGGTGAATTTGAACGTGCCGCCTCCAAATTTAGCCATCCCCCCCACGCCAGTTGTCAGCCAAAGTTTGGATATTCAACCGCCCCCCAATGGACTGGATATCCCATTTAATCAACCGCCTCCCGGTTATATTCCAAATGCCGGTTTATTTCCGGACTTTTCCAAACCACCTCCAGGATTCCTTCCCAAACCTGTAGACGTGTTTTTGGAGGAACTGATGCCTACTGCTCCCTATTATGAGCTTCCAGCTGGTCTTATGGTACCATTAGTTAAGGTATGAGAGAACtgatttctttataatttcatAGTAGGAGGTTTAGCCATGTAAGTGGCGCATATTCGCAGACGGGCTTAAGAGAAAATTGgaatatttgataaaactgATTGCGACAAGGgatttcagtttgtttttataataattgccAATTTACCGAAGGGGAACCCGAGGAGATAGTCCCATTGATTTGCCCCGTCGTGTTCCCGGGGTTAAATCCCGGCTAAGGCTGcgcaaaattgtaaaatgatCAAAGAGCCTTAGTTAACTGAATTGGACTTGATTAGAGGCTGGATAAATATCCCACGATGGGTCAGTTCCATAGTGAAATATGGGCATTTTGTCATAGACCCCCGTGATGTTATATTCGCAATCTGATTGCATGTGCTGGCACCGTCTTCGAATTCATTTACGCCTGCGGTGGGTTTATCAACATCGTCCAGTAATCGTTTACTCGTTAAACAATTCCCACACTGTATTGTAATCTGTATGGGTTTACTCAACAACCTAGGAAAAGTGGACATagtaggttttttttatatatagttttcttcctttttttccGTAAATGAGACACTACCCCATGGCAAGGAAATTTGATATCGTCACGACCACCTACACGCTACGTGCGCCGGCGCATAAGTGATCTCTGGCGAAAAAATGACGTCATTTGGCACTAATGCACGACGGCTTTTCGTCCAGAAATGGTACGGATTTTAATTGGGTCGATTGTCCATAGCCTAGGTCGTTGGGTTTGCCCTAATTTCAATGATCGAATCAAAAGTTCAATTCCaaactttaatataaatatattgttGTATGATTTATAATAACGGGTTTCTAACACGCTTATTACAGTTGGAATACTCTGAATATAAACCATTAGATCCTAAAGACATTAGGTTGCCTCCGCCAGCTCCTCCCAGCGATCGTCTTCTAGCTGCCGTAGATGCTTTTTATTCCTTGCCCAGTCATGAAAGGCCTAGGGACAGGTACTTCTTGTTTTTTACTAGTTCTGCACAACTCCGAAAAGTCAAAGAAAATCTTAATATCATCACTTAAGGCATTCAGAGTTGACTTTTTGAAGTAAAGCCCTCAGACATCCATTTCTCAGTACTTTATTGACTTAGCAACTGCACTAGTTTGTCATATCTGTTATCCTCggtgttctttttttaaatacaaatacagCGAAGGTTGGGAAAAGCTAGGGTTATACGAATACTATAAAGCCAAAAATCAAGCAAGGCGAGAAAAGGAGGACGCCATAAAGTCTGGCTTGCGCCAAAAGTCTCGAACCCCCTCGCCGATCGTTCTCAAGCAAGAGAAGGAGGATTCGCCCCCTAAACGCAGATATCGCAGTAAAACGCCAACACCTCCTCCATCTTCGCACCGCAGGAGCAGCAGAAACAGTAAAAAGTCCCGATCTAGGTCCAGATCTAGATCCAGAAGTCGGTCCAGGAGCCCGAGGAGGCGAAGGGGGAGAGATACGAGGGAGAGTAGGGAGAACAGGAGACGCAGGAGCTTGTCTAGGTCGAGATCCAGGTCTCCCAGGAGGTCGCTTTCCCCTGGCACGCCAGGTTTTGGCAGGTAAGACTAAGACGGATCCCCGAGAAAGTTCGAAGGATAACAACCACGTCTGATTTCAGCGTCCCATTTAGCCGCAGTGAGATGCAGGAACTGGATGCTTCGAATAAAGGCCACGAAATGTTACGGAAAATGGGATGGGGCGGCAAGGGCTTGGGGGCCAACGAGCAGGGCATCGATGCCCCGATATCCGGCGGGGATGTGCGAGACCGGCAAGACCAGTTCAAGGGCGTGGGGTGCAACCTGAACGACCCCTACGAGAATTTCAGGAAAAACAAAGGGGCCGCTTTTATCACCCGGATGAAAGCCCGCGCGGAGGAGAGGGAAAAAGATAGTAAgaattagaatatttaaatttagcaGTTCGTATGCGTTCATCCGTTGAGAGTGGGAGGGTGCTCAGTGCTGACTGAAGATGTGTCTGGATAGTTGAagagataaattttaattgtaacaACCAAAAAAGAGCatacaaaattcaaatgatGCATACATGATAGACGCGTTGCAAACGTTTACGGTTTTCAATTTGCACCATTAAGGGCGAAACTATTAACACGCTGACAAGTTTAACTGCGAGTTTAGCTTCCGCGGAAACTGGAGCCTCGGCAGGGGCCAGTTTCATAATTACGTGCGTGGGAACTAGTTTGGCGTCAAAGCCGACAGCACATTgtaataatttggcccttcACATCACTTGACCATACCACTGGACCCGCCactaaatcgatttttattgttttttagaaGATATTCCCAGGAGAGCGGAAGTTTAAGTGTTCTCTCGTactataaaagaattttttttcttttaattgtttGGTTTTAGTACCTCTCCGCGAGGTACAACTTGGCTTAGATATTCCGTTGTAAGTCTG
The sequence above is drawn from the Euwallacea fornicatus isolate EFF26 chromosome 38, ASM4011564v1, whole genome shotgun sequence genome and encodes:
- the LOC136349552 gene encoding calcium homeostasis endoplasmic reticulum protein isoform X1; this translates as MIDLPPPPEDIDLKNIIDKLAQFVARNGPEFEQMTKNKQKGNPKFQFLYGGEYFNYYQCKVATEQAIFKQQQQVQQPHIPGSETNWSTPPPTFTPQQTQQLEHISQQQDALRQQIKQSEQNLSAQHNVLMQQQQTSVEAAVAKCEVADLQKTADECGIMLSEINSILQPIIDSCTKDSISNGKSWFLQNASTKQKAKCIVQSLMFKVLQSSSFSQKLHVIYLVNDLLHHRNLCSARKNASDLKDALEVAVVPMFCNASIVANDDQKLKLDKLVKLWESKANYLKSETLERLRNPIKSYQQFQSDQMAKFASEVAALGEQTKVTFEGYQSQHQAFVCHAMQQIMDLEQQRKGLEQQKPVETPTVPPPPTNSGLIPLETIQATLHQTIQSLSQSNVTNTNVSQPPPSQTFPIQTIGSQNNTTEEPNFLQAVNLNVPPPNLAIPPTPVVSQSLDIQPPPNGLDIPFNQPPPGYIPNAGLFPDFSKPPPGFLPKPVDVFLEELMPTAPYYELPAGLMVPLVKLEYSEYKPLDPKDIRLPPPAPPSDRLLAAVDAFYSLPSHERPRDSEGWEKLGLYEYYKAKNQARREKEDAIKSGLRQKSRTPSPIVLKQEKEDSPPKRRYRSKTPTPPPSSHRRSSRNSKKSRSRSRSRSRSRSRSPRRRRGRDTRESRENRRRRSLSRSRSRSPRRSLSPGTPGFGSVPFSRSEMQELDASNKGHEMLRKMGWGGKGLGANEQGIDAPISGGDVRDRQDQFKGVGCNLNDPYENFRKNKGAAFITRMKARAEEREKDKDIPRRAEV
- the LOC136349552 gene encoding calcium homeostasis endoplasmic reticulum protein isoform X2, whose amino-acid sequence is MIDLPPPPEDIDLKNIIDKLAQFVARNGPEFEQMTKNKQKGNPKFQFLYGGEYFNYYQCKVATEQAIFKQQQQVQQPHIPGSETNWSTPPPTFTPQQTQQLEHISQQQDALRQQIKQSEQNLSAQHNVLMQQQQTSVEAAVAKCEVADLQKTADECGIMLSEINSILQPIIDSCTKDSISNGKSWFLQNASTKQKAKCIVQSLMFKVLQSSSFSQKLHVIYLVNDLLHHSARKNASDLKDALEVAVVPMFCNASIVANDDQKLKLDKLVKLWESKANYLKSETLERLRNPIKSYQQFQSDQMAKFASEVAALGEQTKVTFEGYQSQHQAFVCHAMQQIMDLEQQRKGLEQQKPVETPTVPPPPTNSGLIPLETIQATLHQTIQSLSQSNVTNTNVSQPPPSQTFPIQTIGSQNNTTEEPNFLQAVNLNVPPPNLAIPPTPVVSQSLDIQPPPNGLDIPFNQPPPGYIPNAGLFPDFSKPPPGFLPKPVDVFLEELMPTAPYYELPAGLMVPLVKLEYSEYKPLDPKDIRLPPPAPPSDRLLAAVDAFYSLPSHERPRDSEGWEKLGLYEYYKAKNQARREKEDAIKSGLRQKSRTPSPIVLKQEKEDSPPKRRYRSKTPTPPPSSHRRSSRNSKKSRSRSRSRSRSRSRSPRRRRGRDTRESRENRRRRSLSRSRSRSPRRSLSPGTPGFGSVPFSRSEMQELDASNKGHEMLRKMGWGGKGLGANEQGIDAPISGGDVRDRQDQFKGVGCNLNDPYENFRKNKGAAFITRMKARAEEREKDKDIPRRAEV